One genomic segment of Drosophila melanogaster chromosome 3L includes these proteins:
- the eIF4B gene encoding eukaryotic translation initiation factor 4B, isoform B produces the protein MASAGKKGKKNKGTVISLQSFLCNSDAPVGTTQVSKKIRNLDGDDSDDGSGTLPLVYQLPTAPRANRIFDDNSIPHKAPFIAYINNLPFDANEDDLYEFFEGINLISLRLPREDGENGRSRGFGYVELENREDLIHVLSLPDPSIKGRRIRIELSNENDQQSRQKSNRRFDGFGNNGDNRDSGNWRRDSQNNGSNFGYSSNFERSFNRERKSLPDRDDVNTPGSWRTSARPQSIDTSPTRREVEQVSEKYREGRVKIADRYSREETSKVEEERPKLNLKPRTLPLPDVKTIEFEKCDVDEFNLDKQGGTSSLNVFGSAKPVDTAARELEIEQRLALARKQDKGRREQGLNEKLAELQVDKNDNESLSATVSWRTNQDYKESDKINKCPGEKQRDEEIHRLNHARGQFNRPELLREKPNANGESKRDCRNDRSVSKKTSQNDLVLQSSNKYSGLDNEGSE, from the exons ATGGCGTCCGCAG gaAAGAAGGGCAAAAAGAATAAAGGAACAGTTATCTCCTTGCAATCATTTCTATGTAATTCTGACGCTCCAGTCGGAACAACCCAAGTCtcaaaaaaaatacgaaatttagATGGCGATGATAGCGATGATGGAAGTGGTACATTGCCGTTGGTTTATCAGCTTCCAACCGCTCCGAGGGCAAATCGGATATTCGACGATAATTCTATTCCTCATAAAGCCCCATTTATTGCTTATATCAATAATTTACCATTTGACGCAAATGAAGATGACCTCTACGAGTTCTTTGAAGGTATTAATTTAATATCTCTGAGACTACCAAGAGAAGATGGCGAAAATGGTCGTTCCAGAGGCTTTGGCTATGTGGAGTTGGAAAATCGAGAGGATTTAATTCATGTACTTAGCTTGCCAGACCCCTCTATTAAAGGTCGCCGCATTCGCATTGAGCTATCGAATGAAAACGACCAGCAAAGCCGCCAAAAAAGTAATAGGCGGTTTGATGGTTTTGGAAATAATGGAGATAATAGGGATTCCGGAAATTGGAGGCGAGACAGCCAAAACAACGGCAGTAACTTTGGTTATTCTTCCAATTTTGAAAGAAGCTTTAATAGAGAGAGAAAATCTTTACCAGATAGAGATGATGTGAACACTCCTGGATCTTGGCGCACGAGCGCAAGGCCGCAATCTATTGATACTTCCCCTACACGCAGAGAAGTTGAACAAGTATCTGAAAAATATCGCGAAGGTCGAGTCAAAATAGCAGACAGATATTCCCGAGAAGAGACATCCAAAGTTGAAGAAGAAAGgccaaaattgaatttaaaaccaaGAACTTTACCATTGCCAGATGTAAAGACAATTGAATTCGAAAAATGTGACGTTGATGAATTTAATTTGGATAAACAAGGCGGAACTTCATCATTAAACGTGTTTGGGTCTGCAAAACCGGTAGATACAGCAGCAAGGGAGTTGGAGATTGAGCAAAGATTGGCTCTCGCTCGAAAACAGGATAAGGGGCGCAGAGAACAGGgtttaaatgaaaaacttgCCGAGCTCCAGGTGGATAAAAATGATAATGAAAGTCTAAGTGCAACAGTTAGTTGGCGCACGAATCAGGACTACAAGGAAAGCGACAAAATTAATAAGTGTCCAG GTGAAAAACAGCGGGACGAGGAAATCCATAGATTGAATCATGCCCGAGGCCAGTTTAACag GCCGGAACTTTTGAGAGAAAAACCTAATGCGAACGGAGAGAGCAAACGAGATTGTCGCAATGACCGTTCTGTGTCGAAGAAAACTTCCCAGAATGATCTT gTTTTGCAATCATCTAATAAATATTCAGGACTCGACAATGAAGGATCggaataa
- the eIF4B gene encoding eukaryotic translation initiation factor 4B, isoform F gives MASAGKKGKKNKGTVISLQSFLCNSDAPVGTTQVSKKIRNLDGDDSDDGSGTLPLVYQLPTAPRANRIFDDNSIPHKAPFIAYINNLPFDANEDDLYEFFEGINLISLRLPREDGENGRSRGFGYVELENREDLIHVLSLPDPSIKGRRIRIELSNENDQQSRQKSNRRFDGFGNNGDNRDSGNWRRDSQNNGSNFGYSSNFERSFNRERKSLPDRDDVNTPGSWRTSARPQSIDTSPTRREVEQVSEKYREGRVKIADRYSREETSKVEEERPKLNLKPRTLPLPDVKTIEFEKCDVDEFNLDKQGGTSSLNVFGSAKPVDTAARELEIEQRLALARKQDKGRREQGLNEKLAELQVDKNDNESLSATVSWRTNQDYKESDKINKCPGRNF, from the exons ATGGCGTCCGCAG gaAAGAAGGGCAAAAAGAATAAAGGAACAGTTATCTCCTTGCAATCATTTCTATGTAATTCTGACGCTCCAGTCGGAACAACCCAAGTCtcaaaaaaaatacgaaatttagATGGCGATGATAGCGATGATGGAAGTGGTACATTGCCGTTGGTTTATCAGCTTCCAACCGCTCCGAGGGCAAATCGGATATTCGACGATAATTCTATTCCTCATAAAGCCCCATTTATTGCTTATATCAATAATTTACCATTTGACGCAAATGAAGATGACCTCTACGAGTTCTTTGAAGGTATTAATTTAATATCTCTGAGACTACCAAGAGAAGATGGCGAAAATGGTCGTTCCAGAGGCTTTGGCTATGTGGAGTTGGAAAATCGAGAGGATTTAATTCATGTACTTAGCTTGCCAGACCCCTCTATTAAAGGTCGCCGCATTCGCATTGAGCTATCGAATGAAAACGACCAGCAAAGCCGCCAAAAAAGTAATAGGCGGTTTGATGGTTTTGGAAATAATGGAGATAATAGGGATTCCGGAAATTGGAGGCGAGACAGCCAAAACAACGGCAGTAACTTTGGTTATTCTTCCAATTTTGAAAGAAGCTTTAATAGAGAGAGAAAATCTTTACCAGATAGAGATGATGTGAACACTCCTGGATCTTGGCGCACGAGCGCAAGGCCGCAATCTATTGATACTTCCCCTACACGCAGAGAAGTTGAACAAGTATCTGAAAAATATCGCGAAGGTCGAGTCAAAATAGCAGACAGATATTCCCGAGAAGAGACATCCAAAGTTGAAGAAGAAAGgccaaaattgaatttaaaaccaaGAACTTTACCATTGCCAGATGTAAAGACAATTGAATTCGAAAAATGTGACGTTGATGAATTTAATTTGGATAAACAAGGCGGAACTTCATCATTAAACGTGTTTGGGTCTGCAAAACCGGTAGATACAGCAGCAAGGGAGTTGGAGATTGAGCAAAGATTGGCTCTCGCTCGAAAACAGGATAAGGGGCGCAGAGAACAGGgtttaaatgaaaaacttgCCGAGCTCCAGGTGGATAAAAATGATAATGAAAGTCTAAGTGCAACAGTTAGTTGGCGCACGAATCAGGACTACAAGGAAAGCGACAAAATTAATAAGTGTCCAG GCCGGAACTTTTGA
- the eIF4B gene encoding eukaryotic translation initiation factor 4B, isoform E: MASAGKKGKKNKGTVISLQSFLCNSDAPVGTTQVSKKIRNLDGDDSDDGSGTLPLVYQLPTAPRANRIFDDNSIPHKAPFIAYINNLPFDANEDDLYEFFEGINLISLRLPREDGENGRSRGFGYVELENREDLIHVLSLPDPSIKGRRIRIELSNENDQQSRQKSNRRFDGFGNNGDNRDSGNWRRDSQNNGSNFGYSSNFERSFNRERKSLPDRDDVNTPGSWRTSARPQSIDTSPTRREVEQVSEKYREGRVKIADRYSREETSKVEEERPKLNLKPRTLPLPDVKTIEFEKCDVDEFNLDKQGGTSSLNVFGSAKPVDTAARELEIEQRLALARKQDKGRREQGLNEKLAELQVDKNDNESLSATVSWRTNQDYKESDKINKCPA; the protein is encoded by the exons ATGGCGTCCGCAG gaAAGAAGGGCAAAAAGAATAAAGGAACAGTTATCTCCTTGCAATCATTTCTATGTAATTCTGACGCTCCAGTCGGAACAACCCAAGTCtcaaaaaaaatacgaaatttagATGGCGATGATAGCGATGATGGAAGTGGTACATTGCCGTTGGTTTATCAGCTTCCAACCGCTCCGAGGGCAAATCGGATATTCGACGATAATTCTATTCCTCATAAAGCCCCATTTATTGCTTATATCAATAATTTACCATTTGACGCAAATGAAGATGACCTCTACGAGTTCTTTGAAGGTATTAATTTAATATCTCTGAGACTACCAAGAGAAGATGGCGAAAATGGTCGTTCCAGAGGCTTTGGCTATGTGGAGTTGGAAAATCGAGAGGATTTAATTCATGTACTTAGCTTGCCAGACCCCTCTATTAAAGGTCGCCGCATTCGCATTGAGCTATCGAATGAAAACGACCAGCAAAGCCGCCAAAAAAGTAATAGGCGGTTTGATGGTTTTGGAAATAATGGAGATAATAGGGATTCCGGAAATTGGAGGCGAGACAGCCAAAACAACGGCAGTAACTTTGGTTATTCTTCCAATTTTGAAAGAAGCTTTAATAGAGAGAGAAAATCTTTACCAGATAGAGATGATGTGAACACTCCTGGATCTTGGCGCACGAGCGCAAGGCCGCAATCTATTGATACTTCCCCTACACGCAGAGAAGTTGAACAAGTATCTGAAAAATATCGCGAAGGTCGAGTCAAAATAGCAGACAGATATTCCCGAGAAGAGACATCCAAAGTTGAAGAAGAAAGgccaaaattgaatttaaaaccaaGAACTTTACCATTGCCAGATGTAAAGACAATTGAATTCGAAAAATGTGACGTTGATGAATTTAATTTGGATAAACAAGGCGGAACTTCATCATTAAACGTGTTTGGGTCTGCAAAACCGGTAGATACAGCAGCAAGGGAGTTGGAGATTGAGCAAAGATTGGCTCTCGCTCGAAAACAGGATAAGGGGCGCAGAGAACAGGgtttaaatgaaaaacttgCCGAGCTCCAGGTGGATAAAAATGATAATGAAAGTCTAAGTGCAACAGTTAGTTGGCGCACGAATCAGGACTACAAGGAAAGCGACAAAATTAATAAGTGTCCAG cataa
- the eIF4B gene encoding eukaryotic translation initiation factor 4B, isoform A — protein sequence MASAGKKGKKNKGTVISLQSFLCNSDAPVGTTQVSKKIRNLDGDDSDDGSGTLPLVYQLPTAPRANRIFDDNSIPHKAPFIAYINNLPFDANEDDLYEFFEGINLISLRLPREDGENGRSRGFGYVELENREDLIHVLSLPDPSIKGRRIRIELSNENDQQSRQKSNRRFDGFGNNGDNRDSGNWRRDSQNNGSNFGYSSNFERSFNRERKSLPDRDDVNTPGSWRTSARPQSIDTSPTRREVEQVSEKYREGRVKIADRYSREETSKVEEERPKLNLKPRTLPLPDVKTIEFEKCDVDEFNLDKQGGTSSLNVFGSAKPVDTAARELEIEQRLALARKQDKGRREQGLNEKLAELQVDKNDNESLSATVSWRTNQDYKESDKINKCPGN from the exons ATGGCGTCCGCAG gaAAGAAGGGCAAAAAGAATAAAGGAACAGTTATCTCCTTGCAATCATTTCTATGTAATTCTGACGCTCCAGTCGGAACAACCCAAGTCtcaaaaaaaatacgaaatttagATGGCGATGATAGCGATGATGGAAGTGGTACATTGCCGTTGGTTTATCAGCTTCCAACCGCTCCGAGGGCAAATCGGATATTCGACGATAATTCTATTCCTCATAAAGCCCCATTTATTGCTTATATCAATAATTTACCATTTGACGCAAATGAAGATGACCTCTACGAGTTCTTTGAAGGTATTAATTTAATATCTCTGAGACTACCAAGAGAAGATGGCGAAAATGGTCGTTCCAGAGGCTTTGGCTATGTGGAGTTGGAAAATCGAGAGGATTTAATTCATGTACTTAGCTTGCCAGACCCCTCTATTAAAGGTCGCCGCATTCGCATTGAGCTATCGAATGAAAACGACCAGCAAAGCCGCCAAAAAAGTAATAGGCGGTTTGATGGTTTTGGAAATAATGGAGATAATAGGGATTCCGGAAATTGGAGGCGAGACAGCCAAAACAACGGCAGTAACTTTGGTTATTCTTCCAATTTTGAAAGAAGCTTTAATAGAGAGAGAAAATCTTTACCAGATAGAGATGATGTGAACACTCCTGGATCTTGGCGCACGAGCGCAAGGCCGCAATCTATTGATACTTCCCCTACACGCAGAGAAGTTGAACAAGTATCTGAAAAATATCGCGAAGGTCGAGTCAAAATAGCAGACAGATATTCCCGAGAAGAGACATCCAAAGTTGAAGAAGAAAGgccaaaattgaatttaaaaccaaGAACTTTACCATTGCCAGATGTAAAGACAATTGAATTCGAAAAATGTGACGTTGATGAATTTAATTTGGATAAACAAGGCGGAACTTCATCATTAAACGTGTTTGGGTCTGCAAAACCGGTAGATACAGCAGCAAGGGAGTTGGAGATTGAGCAAAGATTGGCTCTCGCTCGAAAACAGGATAAGGGGCGCAGAGAACAGGgtttaaatgaaaaacttgCCGAGCTCCAGGTGGATAAAAATGATAATGAAAGTCTAAGTGCAACAGTTAGTTGGCGCACGAATCAGGACTACAAGGAAAGCGACAAAATTAATAAGTGTCCAGGTAACTAA